A region of Salvelinus alpinus chromosome 6, SLU_Salpinus.1, whole genome shotgun sequence DNA encodes the following proteins:
- the LOC139577564 gene encoding prostaglandin G/H synthase 2-like, which translates to MNRSISALLFLSLGIIFVCEGGNPCCSQPCQNRGVCTAMGADDYDCDCTRTGFYGHNCTQPTLFTWIKVSLKPTPNTVHYLLTHYKGLWNIINSVSFLRDAIMRYVLTSRSHLIDSPPTFNTDYDYKSWEAYSNLSYYTRTLPPLPKDCPTPMGVVGKKELPNAEMMAKKLLIRRKFIPDPQGSSLMFAFFAQHFTHQFFKSDQKMGPAFTKAKGHGVDLGHIYGDNLERQHKLRLFKDGKLKFQVLEGEVYPPTVKEVGADMHYPPHVPESHRFAVGHEAFGLVPGLMMYATIWLREHNRVCDVLKEVHPDWDDDRLFQTSRLILIGETIKIVIEDYVQHLSGYHFKLKFDPELLFKERFQYQNRIASEFNTLYHWHPLMPDAFHIQEQVYSYPQFVFNTSVVTTHGITNLVESFTKQIAGRVAGGRNVPPAVLMVALKSIENSRQMRYQSLNAYRKRFSMTPYISFEDLTGDKEMAAELEEMYGHVDAVELYPGLLVEKPRTNAIFGETMVEMGAPYSLKGLMGNPICSPEYWKPSTFGGSIGFNIINTASLQSLVCSNIKGPCPLASFHVPDVKDNGSNVINSSTVHSGSNDPNPTVLLRERTTEL; encoded by the exons ATGAACAGAAGCATATCGGCgcttttatttctgtctctaGGCATAATATTTGTCTGCGAAGGAG GCAACCCTTGCTGCTCACAGCCATGCCAGAACCGTGGCGTGTGTACGGCCATGGGCGCCGACGACTATGATTGCGATTGCACACGCACGGGATTTTATGGCCACAACTGCACACAAC CTACATTATTCACGTGGATTAAAGTGTCTCTAAAGCCAACCCCGAACACAGTGCATTACCTCCTCACCCACTACAAGGGGCTCTGGAACATCATCAATAGCGTATCATTCCTCAGGGATGCTATCATGAGATATGTTCTGACAT ctcGCTCTCATCTGATTGACAGCCCCCCGACTTTCAATACAGACTATGATTATAAAAGCTGGGAAGCCTACTCAAATCTCTCCTACTACACACGCACGCTCCCTCCTCTGCCCAAGGATTGCCCAACTCCTATGGGAGTCGTAG GTAAGAAGGAGCTGCCTAATGCCGAGATGATGGCAAAGAAGCTCCTGATCAGGAGGAAGTTTATCCCAGACCCTCAGGGCTCCAGTCTGATGTTTGCCTTCTTTGCCCAACACTTCACCCACCAGTTCTTCAAATCCGACCAGAAGATGGGGCCGGCCTTCACTAAAGCCAAGGGCCACGGG GTGGACCTGGGTCACATTTACGGTGATAACCTTGAGAGGCAACACAAACTGCGGCTCTTCAAGGATGGCAAGCTGAAGTTTCAG GTGTTGGAGGGTGAGGTGTACCCACCTACAGTGAAGGAGGTAGGGGCGGATATGCACTACCCTCCCCATGTCCCTGAGTCTCACCGCTTCGCTGTGGGCCATGAGGCATTCGGCCTGGTGCCTGGTCTTATGATGTATGCTACCATCTGGCTGAGAGAACACAACCGAGTCTGTGATGTCCTGAAGGAGGTACATCCGGACTGGGATGATGATAGGCTCTTCCAGACATCTCGCCTCATTCTCATTG GTGAGACCATCAAAATTGTGATCGAGGACTACGTGCAGCACCTGAGCGGCTATCACTTCAAGCTGAAGTTCGACCCAGAGCTTCTCTTCAAAGAGCGTTTCCAGTATCAGAACCGCATCGCATCAGAGTTCAACACCCTGTACCACTGGCACCCACTGATGCCCGACGCCTTCCACATCCAGGAGCAGGTCTACTCCTACCCACAGTTTGTCTTCAACACCTCTGTGGTCACCACACATGGAATCACCAACCTGGTGGAGTCCTTCACCAAGCAGATTGCTGGACGG GTTGCTGGAGGTCGTAATGTCCCCCCTGCAGTGCTAATGGTGGCTCTGAAGTCCATAGAGAACAGCAGACAGATGCGCTACCAGTCCCTCAACGCCTACAGGAAACGCTTCTCCATGACGCCATACATCTCCTTCGAAGACCTCACAG ggGATAAGGAGATGGCTGCAGAGCTGGAGGAGATGTATGGGCATGTGGATGCTGTGGAGCTCTACCCAGGCCTGCTGGTGGAGAAGCCAAGAACCAATGCCATCTTTGGGGAGACCATGGTGGAGATGGGCGCCCCCTACTCCTTGAAAGGCCTGATGGGAAACCCCATTTGTTCGCCAGAGTACTGGAAGCCCAGCACCTTCGGTGGGAGCATCGGCTTTAACATCATCAACACAGCGTCCCTACAGAGTCTGGTGTGCAGCAACATCAAGGGCCCCTGCCCTTTGGCATCCTTTCATGTGCCCGACGTAAAAGACAATGGATCCAATGTCATTAATTCCAGTACGGTACATTCGGGAAGTAACGATCCCAACCCCACAGTACTTCTAAGAGAAAGGACCACTGAGCTCTGA